Proteins encoded by one window of Desulfobaccales bacterium:
- a CDS encoding tyrosine-type recombinase/integrase has protein sequence MALTKFSGRAWWIEYYDHEKHLRRERIGPNKAAAEQRLREVLSAKVEGRHIRKSPDAVTRFSELAAWYLDLPEVKAKRSYDRDRRSLKNLSPFFGERYLKDITPALVEAYRQKRLSEPSGRTSYTLTTPATVNREVACLKTIFSKAVRNGKAERNPCQGVRLLKENNERDRVLTPEEYARLLAACPGYLKPIIKLAYHTGMRRGEILGLTWGQVDLRDGFIRLRPEDTKTNEGRLVPLNRELVEMLRAMPRGLPHAQVFTKEGREIKSIREAFEAACRRAGIEDFTFHDLRHTAINNWRLAGHDYFRIMAATGHKTLMVFKRYNTVSRDELRALAGAKPE, from the coding sequence TTGGCCTTGACCAAATTCTCCGGCCGGGCCTGGTGGATCGAATATTACGACCATGAAAAGCATCTTCGCCGGGAGCGCATCGGGCCGAACAAGGCCGCAGCGGAACAACGGTTGCGGGAGGTGCTCTCCGCCAAGGTGGAGGGGCGTCATATCCGGAAAAGTCCCGACGCGGTGACGCGGTTCTCTGAGCTGGCGGCTTGGTATCTGGACCTGCCGGAGGTGAAGGCCAAAAGGAGTTACGACCGTGATCGCCGGAGCTTAAAGAACCTTTCCCCATTTTTCGGGGAGAGGTATTTGAAGGACATCACCCCTGCCCTAGTGGAGGCCTACCGGCAAAAGCGTCTGTCGGAACCCTCCGGGCGCACCTCGTACACCCTCACGACTCCGGCCACGGTCAACCGGGAAGTGGCCTGCCTGAAAACCATCTTCTCCAAGGCGGTGCGCAACGGCAAGGCGGAGCGCAACCCTTGCCAAGGGGTGAGGCTGCTGAAGGAAAACAATGAGCGAGACCGGGTGCTTACGCCGGAGGAATATGCCCGGCTGTTAGCGGCCTGCCCGGGGTACCTGAAGCCCATTATCAAGCTTGCCTATCACACGGGCATGCGGCGGGGGGAGATCCTGGGACTGACTTGGGGCCAGGTGGATTTGCGGGATGGTTTCATCAGGCTACGGCCGGAGGACACCAAGACCAATGAGGGACGGCTGGTCCCATTGAATCGGGAGCTGGTGGAGATGTTACGGGCTATGCCGCGAGGGTTGCCCCACGCCCAGGTATTCACCAAGGAGGGGAGGGAAATCAAGTCCATAAGGGAGGCGTTCGAGGCTGCTTGCCGGAGGGCGGGGATTGAGGACTTCACCTTTCATGATCTGCGCCACACGGCCATCAACAATTGGCGCCTGGCGGGCCATGACTACTTCCGCATCATGGCGGCTACCGGCCACAAGACCTTGATGGTCTTCAAAAGGTATAATACGGTGAGCAGGGACGAGCTAAGAGCCCTTGCAGGAGCAAAACCGGAATGA
- a CDS encoding helix-turn-helix transcriptional regulator translates to MDKEGLKAWRRRHGLSQRQLAGLLGVTPMAVAFWEWGKRKIPPLLPLALEALEHRFQKGGQDGTAD, encoded by the coding sequence ATGGATAAGGAGGGCCTGAAAGCCTGGCGGCGGCGGCACGGCTTGAGTCAGCGGCAGTTGGCAGGCCTCCTGGGGGTCACCCCCATGGCGGTAGCCTTCTGGGAGTGGGGAAAAAGGAAGATCCCCCCGCTTTTGCCCCTGGCTCTGGAGGCTCTCGAACATCGTTTTCAGAAAGGAGGCCAGGATGGGACTGCTGATTGA
- the treY gene encoding malto-oligosyltrehalose synthase, whose amino-acid sequence MSADAIPAATYRLQFHHGFRFIAAQALIPYLHDLGISHLYASPFFKARRRSLHGYSVTNPLEINPELGSRVSFTALTRALKAKDMGLILDIVPNHMALSPDNPWWQEVLEDGPASPYAVFFDIDWQPPQRFLAGKVLLPILGSPYHQALENQELKLTLEPEGFAVHYYDLKFPLDPRTYSVVLSHRLEELTAELGPEDPALLALQGLITLSRHLPPRSATGRKKLQERQRTKQILKKNLWLNYLTQPAIRRFVDGNLARFNGIRGEAASFDLLDRLLSLQAYRLAWWQVALDFINYRRFFSVNDLIGLRVEDPQVFEASHSLLFTLIREDKIAGLRIDHIDGLFDPAAYLGRLQERLAASRGGGNPRFFVVVEKILAPEETLPSDWPVAGTTGYDFLDRVTGLFVHPGGWDKVRRIYARFTGLADSWPEVVYEKKKLVLESLFGGELENLGHQLRLLAEQDRQARDIPRADLKEALEEIIASLPQYRTYIRSLEVGAADQACLERGLAAARQRRPELNPLALNFLRRVLLLDFPPHLPEEQKREWLQFVMRWQQFTGPITAKGLEDTALYVYHPLAALNEVGTAMEAVTPAAFHAFNAARHAAWPHTLNATSTHDTKRSEDVRLRLTVLSEIPEEWEARLRRWRALNRHKKRQVRDRTAPDANEEYFIYQTLLGAWPLLPGELSAFPERLAAYLIKALREAKVHSHWTHPDEEYEGALLAFVRELLKDTPENDFLRDFLEFQALLAWCGALNSLSQVLLKITAPGIPDFYQGTELWNLSLVDPDNRRPVDFRRRTQMLRELKRKAARGKTALFPELWAHWRRGEIKLYVTAMALNFRRAHLPLFLDGDYLPLAAQGPQAERLVAFARRLGEDWVVAVAGRFFAGLGEVGRYSGGDPWRETVLLLPPEAPSHFEEVLSGRLLTATAGQDTRHLPVEELLAHLPAALLRGRRKS is encoded by the coding sequence ATGAGCGCCGACGCCATCCCCGCCGCCACCTACCGCCTGCAATTCCACCACGGCTTCCGCTTCATCGCCGCCCAGGCCCTGATTCCTTACCTCCATGATTTGGGGATTTCCCATCTTTACGCCTCCCCCTTTTTCAAGGCCCGGCGCCGGAGCCTGCACGGCTATTCCGTCACCAACCCCCTGGAAATCAACCCGGAGCTGGGCTCCCGGGTCTCCTTCACCGCCCTCACCCGGGCCCTGAAGGCCAAGGACATGGGGCTGATCCTGGACATCGTCCCCAATCACATGGCCTTAAGCCCCGACAATCCCTGGTGGCAGGAGGTGCTGGAGGACGGCCCCGCCTCCCCTTATGCGGTCTTCTTTGACATCGACTGGCAGCCCCCCCAACGCTTCCTCGCCGGCAAGGTGCTGCTCCCCATTCTGGGCAGCCCCTACCACCAGGCCCTGGAGAATCAGGAGCTCAAGCTCACCCTGGAGCCGGAGGGTTTTGCCGTTCATTACTACGATTTGAAATTCCCTTTAGATCCTCGCACCTACAGCGTCGTTCTCAGTCACCGCCTGGAGGAGCTCACGGCCGAGCTGGGGCCGGAGGACCCTGCCCTTTTGGCCCTACAGGGGCTCATCACTTTAAGCCGGCACCTGCCGCCCCGGAGCGCCACCGGCCGCAAAAAGCTTCAGGAACGCCAGCGCACCAAGCAGATCCTCAAAAAAAACCTCTGGCTCAACTACCTCACCCAGCCCGCCATCCGCCGCTTCGTGGATGGGAATCTGGCCCGCTTCAATGGCATCCGGGGGGAGGCCGCCAGCTTCGATCTCCTGGACCGTCTGCTCAGCCTGCAGGCCTATCGCCTGGCGTGGTGGCAGGTGGCCCTGGATTTCATCAATTATCGCCGCTTTTTCAGCGTCAACGACCTCATCGGGCTCAGGGTCGAGGACCCCCAGGTCTTCGAGGCCAGTCATTCCCTTCTGTTTACCCTCATCCGGGAAGACAAGATCGCCGGCCTGCGCATCGATCACATCGACGGCCTCTTTGACCCCGCCGCCTATCTGGGGCGGCTGCAGGAGCGGCTGGCCGCCTCCAGGGGCGGCGGAAACCCACGATTTTTCGTGGTGGTGGAAAAGATCCTGGCCCCGGAGGAGACTTTGCCTTCGGACTGGCCGGTGGCCGGCACCACCGGGTATGATTTTCTCGACCGGGTCACCGGCCTCTTTGTCCACCCCGGCGGCTGGGACAAGGTCCGGCGCATCTACGCCCGCTTCACCGGCCTGGCGGACTCCTGGCCGGAGGTGGTCTACGAGAAGAAGAAGCTGGTGCTGGAAAGCCTCTTCGGCGGCGAGCTGGAGAACCTGGGGCATCAATTGCGGCTCCTGGCGGAGCAGGACCGCCAGGCCCGGGACATCCCCCGGGCGGATCTCAAAGAGGCCCTGGAGGAGATCATCGCCTCCCTGCCCCAATACCGCACCTACATCCGCAGCCTGGAGGTAGGGGCAGCGGACCAGGCCTGCCTGGAGCGGGGCCTGGCCGCCGCCCGCCAGCGCCGCCCGGAGCTCAATCCCCTGGCCCTCAATTTCCTGCGCCGGGTTCTGCTCCTGGACTTTCCCCCACACCTCCCCGAAGAGCAGAAGCGGGAGTGGCTCCAGTTTGTCATGCGCTGGCAGCAGTTCACCGGGCCCATCACCGCCAAGGGCCTGGAGGACACCGCCCTCTATGTCTATCATCCCCTGGCGGCGTTGAATGAGGTGGGCACCGCCATGGAGGCGGTGACGCCGGCGGCCTTCCACGCCTTCAACGCAGCCCGCCACGCTGCCTGGCCCCATACCCTGAACGCCACCTCCACCCATGACACTAAGCGCAGTGAGGACGTGCGCCTCCGCCTGACGGTGCTCTCCGAGATCCCCGAGGAATGGGAGGCCCGCCTCAGGCGCTGGCGGGCCCTCAACCGCCACAAAAAGCGGCAGGTCCGGGACCGCACCGCGCCGGACGCCAACGAGGAATATTTTATCTACCAGACGCTCCTGGGGGCTTGGCCGCTGTTGCCGGGGGAGCTCTCCGCCTTCCCCGAGCGTCTGGCCGCCTATCTCATCAAGGCCCTCCGGGAGGCCAAGGTGCACAGTCACTGGACCCATCCGGATGAGGAGTATGAAGGAGCCCTGCTGGCCTTTGTCCGGGAGCTGTTGAAGGACACCCCGGAGAATGATTTTCTCCGGGATTTCCTGGAATTCCAGGCCTTGCTCGCCTGGTGCGGCGCCCTCAACTCCCTCTCCCAGGTGCTCCTCAAGATCACCGCCCCCGGCATCCCCGACTTCTACCAGGGCACGGAGCTGTGGAACCTCAGCCTGGTGGACCCCGACAACCGCCGGCCGGTGGATTTCCGCCGGCGCACCCAGATGTTACGGGAGCTTAAGCGCAAGGCCGCCCGGGGCAAGACGGCCCTCTTTCCGGAGCTATGGGCTCACTGGCGCCGGGGAGAGATCAAGCTATATGTCACGGCCATGGCCTTAAACTTCCGCCGCGCCCACCTGCCCCTGTTTCTGGACGGGGACTATCTCCCCCTGGCGGCCCAGGGACCCCAGGCGGAGCGGCTGGTGGCCTTCGCCCGCCGGCTGGGGGAAGACTGGGTGGTGGCGGTGGCGGGCCGTTTTTTTGCCGGGTTGGGGGAGGTAGGCCGCTATTCCGGGGGCGATCCCTGGCGGGAGACCGTGCTCCTTTTGCCGCCAGAAGCCCCGTCCCACTTCGAGGAGGTGCTGAGCGGCCGCCTGCTCACCGCCACCGCCGGTCAGGATACCCGCCATTTGCCCGTGGAAGAGCTCCTGGCGCACCTGCCGGCCGCCCTCTTGCGGGGCCGCCGGAAATCATGA